A stretch of Peteryoungia algae DNA encodes these proteins:
- a CDS encoding putative bifunctional diguanylate cyclase/phosphodiesterase has protein sequence MKVATLLDQFRLSSDPVRQQAMVDAYIPILRPILIPACGYYLFVTWEHSQTQTGFMLAVFSFISMTTAFSFYLFHKLLTKNRTISLARLEMHNLAMHLFMYLNLLSYLLVYNVQPRYIYFVLLAFIFAITGATTRTVMISVPLTLGTLYLFSTSLPSDLHAEYASIVVATAFASVSMTGLLRHAIIRQIDARLFADELTVKAQALADADMLTGIPNRRAVFEKIDHLIEQGTPFWLGIFDLDGFKGINDVYGHSMGDRLLRASVARAMEELSCEGGMIGRIGGDEFAAILPGGVTELQVRELAGRWIKAITAPYVIDNQSLSVGATAGFSHFPDMGTNSTQIYEQADFALYKAKARFRGQCIFFDATDSEEMKNTIAIERELREGNLEQELVLLFQPQYSPSKKRVISFEALARWHNPRLGLVSPNDFIRVAERSGFIQKVTAILFRKGLAELKKWPDDISLSFNLSARDISDQAFVLSLLAQIMKEEVSPSRLEFEITETAVMSDLATASTVLDRLRSSGCRVALDDFGSGYSSFEYLDQLPLDKVKIDRSFVRKVPHSIISREIVAAIIALCSKLNLRCVLEGVETQEEMAVLAGLEPDLIQGFLFGRPMSGEDAGQLIRDQQQSNANQTVLPIQSA, from the coding sequence ATGAAAGTCGCCACACTGCTCGACCAGTTCAGGCTGTCGAGCGACCCTGTGCGGCAGCAGGCAATGGTTGATGCCTATATCCCGATCCTGCGGCCTATCCTGATCCCTGCCTGCGGTTACTACCTATTCGTCACCTGGGAGCACTCGCAGACGCAGACCGGCTTCATGCTGGCCGTTTTCTCCTTCATCAGCATGACGACGGCTTTCAGCTTCTACCTGTTTCACAAACTTCTGACGAAAAACCGGACAATATCTCTGGCCAGGCTCGAAATGCATAACTTGGCCATGCACCTTTTCATGTACCTCAACCTGTTGAGTTACCTTCTCGTCTACAACGTACAGCCGCGTTACATATACTTCGTGCTGCTGGCATTCATTTTCGCGATCACCGGCGCAACGACGCGCACGGTGATGATCAGCGTTCCACTGACATTGGGGACACTTTACCTGTTCTCCACGTCTCTTCCGAGCGACCTCCACGCAGAGTACGCCTCCATCGTCGTTGCGACAGCTTTCGCTTCCGTCAGCATGACGGGGTTGCTCCGGCACGCGATCATTCGTCAAATCGATGCGCGTTTGTTTGCCGATGAACTGACAGTCAAGGCGCAGGCGCTTGCCGATGCCGACATGCTGACCGGCATACCCAACAGGCGCGCCGTTTTCGAAAAGATCGACCATCTCATCGAGCAAGGTACGCCGTTCTGGCTGGGAATATTCGATCTCGACGGCTTCAAGGGTATCAACGATGTGTACGGCCATTCGATGGGCGACCGTCTGTTGCGCGCATCGGTCGCGCGGGCCATGGAGGAACTCTCTTGCGAAGGCGGCATGATTGGCCGGATCGGTGGTGACGAATTTGCCGCCATTCTTCCCGGCGGCGTCACAGAACTGCAGGTCAGGGAGCTTGCCGGCAGGTGGATCAAAGCGATCACGGCCCCCTATGTGATCGACAATCAGTCACTCTCAGTGGGCGCTACGGCGGGTTTCTCTCATTTTCCAGACATGGGAACGAACAGTACGCAGATCTACGAACAGGCCGACTTTGCTCTTTACAAGGCCAAGGCCCGGTTCCGCGGACAATGCATCTTTTTCGACGCCACCGACAGCGAGGAGATGAAGAACACCATCGCCATCGAACGGGAGTTGCGTGAGGGCAACCTCGAACAGGAGCTCGTCCTTCTGTTTCAGCCACAATATTCGCCGAGCAAGAAGCGCGTCATCAGTTTCGAAGCGCTGGCCCGCTGGCACAACCCAAGGCTTGGGCTCGTCAGTCCCAACGACTTCATTCGCGTGGCCGAACGCTCCGGCTTTATCCAGAAAGTGACAGCCATCCTGTTCCGCAAGGGATTGGCGGAGCTGAAAAAATGGCCCGACGACATCAGCTTGTCTTTCAATCTTTCGGCACGGGACATTTCGGACCAGGCCTTTGTCCTTTCTCTTCTCGCTCAGATCATGAAGGAGGAGGTTTCGCCGAGCCGTCTGGAATTCGAGATCACGGAAACGGCCGTCATGTCTGATCTGGCAACAGCCAGCACCGTTCTTGACAGGCTGAGAAGCAGCGGCTGCAGGGTCGCACTCGATGATTTTGGCTCTGGCTATTCGAGCTTCGAGTATCTCGACCAGCTTCCGCTCGACAAGGTCAAGATCGACAGGAGTTTCGTTCGCAAGGTTCCCCACAGCATCATATCGCGTGAAATTGTGGCCGCCATCATTGCCCTATGCTCCAAGCTCAACTTGCGGTGTGTGCTTGAAGGCGTCGAGACCCAAGAGGAGATGGCTGTTCTTGCAGGCCTCGAGCCTGATCTGATCCAGGGGTTCCTGTTCGGCCGGCCCATGAGCGGTGAGGATGCAGGCCAGCTCATCCGGGATCAGCAGCAGTCAAACGCAAATCAAACGGTATTGCCGATCCAGTCTGCCTGA
- a CDS encoding PEBP family protein — protein MRFSLVVLTSCLALTSAAQAETFSVDIWADNWFSMSVNGQQVAEDSVPITTERSFNAESFVFEAERPFVIGLTLKDFKENDTGLEYIGSRRQQMGDGGVIMQVHDADGELVSVSNSGWQCLVVHRAPLDATCAEESDPVAGEGACKFEISEEPENWDTAEFDATGWSAATEHSAREVSPKDGYDKIDWAPSAKLIWGPDLKTDNTVLCRLTVE, from the coding sequence ATGCGCTTCAGCCTCGTAGTACTGACGTCTTGCCTGGCCCTCACCAGCGCGGCCCAAGCCGAAACCTTCTCGGTCGACATCTGGGCGGACAACTGGTTTTCCATGAGCGTCAATGGGCAGCAGGTCGCTGAAGACAGCGTACCGATCACAACCGAACGGTCCTTCAACGCCGAGAGTTTTGTCTTCGAGGCCGAGCGGCCCTTCGTCATCGGCCTGACGCTGAAGGACTTCAAGGAAAACGATACGGGCCTTGAATATATCGGCAGCCGTCGTCAGCAGATGGGCGATGGCGGAGTTATCATGCAGGTTCACGATGCCGATGGCGAACTCGTATCGGTGTCGAATTCGGGCTGGCAATGCCTCGTCGTTCACAGGGCGCCGCTTGATGCGACTTGCGCCGAGGAAAGCGACCCTGTGGCCGGCGAAGGGGCCTGTAAATTCGAGATCAGCGAAGAACCCGAAAACTGGGATACCGCAGAATTCGACGCCACGGGCTGGAGTGCTGCAACCGAGCATAGCGCCCGTGAAGTTAGCCCAAAGGACGGCTATGACAAAATTGACTGGGCGCCGTCCGCCAAGCTGATTTGGGGACCGGACCTGAAGACGGACAACACAGTCCTTTGCCGTCTGACTGTCGAGTAA
- a CDS encoding YHYH protein — protein MTSVEKAGFADTVTVTCEDDRAIISSDTYPAHELMTGIVGTNEQVPLPAKKYDAPIPLKPVLGDTPQTRDAALGVAVNGVPIFDYTGGGEMTEKDLHHHQTEHDTLLTQQLDICGGHAGRGDDYHYHMKPVCMIAQMENAGNDAIIGWAFDGFPIYGDNNPDGTPVVEGMLDVCNGQTDQTYGYRYHTSEDAPYIIQCLMGEVGDLRELPRTAPLTSAATGQTVEPGQPPAGGVENLIFTQDKNGSRSMDYRYHGEDYYIRYSPSGTEDCYNFETKTVTNDGEIRTGEFCR, from the coding sequence ATGACCTCGGTCGAAAAAGCCGGTTTTGCAGATACGGTAACGGTGACCTGTGAGGACGACCGCGCGATCATCTCCTCCGACACCTATCCTGCTCATGAGCTGATGACCGGCATTGTCGGCACGAACGAACAGGTGCCGCTCCCCGCCAAAAAATATGATGCGCCAATCCCGTTGAAACCAGTGCTGGGCGACACGCCGCAAACGCGCGACGCGGCACTTGGAGTTGCGGTCAATGGCGTTCCGATTTTCGACTATACCGGCGGCGGGGAGATGACAGAGAAAGACCTTCATCATCACCAGACCGAGCACGACACCTTACTGACCCAGCAACTCGACATCTGCGGTGGCCATGCGGGTCGCGGGGATGACTATCACTACCACATGAAACCCGTCTGCATGATCGCGCAGATGGAAAACGCGGGCAATGATGCCATCATCGGCTGGGCCTTCGATGGTTTCCCGATCTATGGTGACAACAACCCCGACGGAACACCTGTTGTCGAGGGCATGCTGGATGTCTGCAATGGTCAAACGGACCAGACATATGGCTATCGCTACCACACCTCCGAAGATGCCCCATATATCATCCAATGCCTGATGGGGGAGGTTGGTGACCTGCGCGAACTGCCACGCACCGCTCCGCTGACCAGCGCTGCCACAGGACAGACGGTCGAGCCGGGGCAGCCTCCGGCCGGGGGCGTCGAGAACCTGATCTTCACCCAAGACAAGAACGGCAGCCGCAGCATGGATTACCGTTACCACGGTGAAGACTATTACATCCGCTACAGCCCCTCTGGCACCGAGGACTGCTACAATTTCGAGACCAAAACCGTCACCAATGACGGTGAGATCCGAACCGGCGAGTTCTGCCGATAA
- a CDS encoding carboxymuconolactone decarboxylase family protein, whose translation MSRFERLNETNAPAASIPLIEKSKKAFGRLPGLHAVMAGAPALLDGYQVLHRLFAEETSFDAEEKTVVWQTINVAHECHYCVPAHTGIAKAMQVSDDVTNALRDETPLPTSKLEALRTFTLAMLESRGNPTEEQMDAFYAEGYGDQQVLEVILGLAQKLMSNYTNHIAKTPVDAPFEKYSWTPVSKR comes from the coding sequence ATGAGCAGATTCGAACGCCTCAATGAAACCAACGCGCCGGCTGCATCCATCCCGCTGATCGAGAAATCGAAGAAAGCATTTGGACGTTTGCCAGGTTTGCACGCTGTCATGGCGGGTGCGCCCGCGCTGTTGGACGGCTATCAGGTCCTGCATCGCCTGTTTGCGGAAGAGACCTCGTTCGATGCCGAGGAGAAGACCGTCGTGTGGCAAACCATCAATGTTGCCCATGAATGCCATTACTGTGTTCCAGCGCATACAGGCATCGCAAAAGCAATGCAGGTCAGCGACGACGTGACGAACGCGCTGCGCGATGAAACGCCTCTGCCGACATCCAAGCTGGAGGCCTTGCGCACGTTCACACTGGCAATGCTGGAGAGCCGTGGCAACCCGACCGAAGAGCAGATGGATGCATTCTATGCCGAGGGATACGGGGATCAGCAAGTCCTGGAGGTTATTCTCGGCCTGGCGCAGAAACTGATGAGCAACTACACCAACCATATCGCAAAAACGCCGGTCGATGCGCCTTTCGAAAAGTACAGCTGGACCCCCGTCTCAAAGCGTTGA
- a CDS encoding TetR/AcrR family transcriptional regulator: protein MSRTASYDRADALQAAMELFWAKGYHDTSMKDLERALSLRPGSIYAAFQSKEALFREALERYSAQMEANLLALVNDSPSPLIALRMHLISLSDLRPADRPSSACMLVKSLLEVPGDGKLRDLILAHLDQIESVISKVLQKAQLARELPVDADLDRLAIRIQTYIFGLKIQAQRQIDPQKMRLLCLDLAEELHALSPDYAAITPLRTGETPVSAGKTVVTER, encoded by the coding sequence ATGTCACGCACTGCTTCATATGATCGCGCCGACGCGCTGCAGGCCGCGATGGAACTTTTCTGGGCCAAGGGCTACCACGACACGTCGATGAAAGATCTCGAACGGGCGCTGTCTCTCCGGCCCGGTTCGATCTATGCCGCCTTCCAGAGCAAGGAAGCACTTTTCCGCGAAGCGCTGGAGCGCTACTCCGCGCAAATGGAGGCCAACTTGCTTGCATTGGTGAATGACAGCCCCTCCCCGCTCATCGCCTTGCGGATGCATCTGATTTCATTGTCGGATCTCAGGCCAGCAGATCGCCCATCAAGCGCCTGCATGCTCGTGAAATCGCTGCTCGAGGTACCAGGTGACGGCAAACTGCGGGACCTCATTCTAGCCCACCTGGACCAAATAGAGAGCGTAATTTCGAAGGTTTTACAGAAGGCACAATTGGCGCGCGAGCTACCTGTAGACGCCGATCTGGATCGGCTGGCGATACGCATTCAGACTTATATTTTTGGTTTGAAGATACAGGCGCAGCGCCAGATCGACCCCCAAAAAATGCGGCTGCTTTGCCTCGATCTTGCCGAGGAATTGCACGCCCTGTCGCCCGATTATGCCGCCATAACACCTCTGAGAACAGGCGAAACGCCGGTTTCCGCCGGGAAGACGGTCGTCACCGAGCGGTGA
- a CDS encoding ATP-binding protein, which translates to MRTSLTTKIFLAIASTSVLVIGTMALLVALSMRDGFSQYLLRGEIARFNTLAQELALAHDPAAPGWPELKAEGEAWNAFVIKHFRPPGNPDGDDVKADPLMIGDRLTLLDAQGDRIAGATARSAIYEQRPICVAADCKDGAPLGYLHLNAPEFSDSTSDGFFIRGQYTSLAFSALIALLLSAAAAFLIARQILIPIKRLEGGAKTLASGDYSQRIEKDRTDELGDLIAYHNALAETLAKASQAEREWMSNTSHELQTPLAVLRAQIEALQDGVRQPNQETLAEMHAAQMRLSRLVQDLKILTHSREPEHVASFNQEDLVEVVTDAVRVARPMLEMAGLEIDCAFPETLTLKCDRTRISQVIDNLLQNAARYTDPPGKIRLRIWRAKGFAHVSIEDTPPTVPDDVLPRLFDRFFRAEGSRSRALGGSGLGLSVCEAIVEAHGGKISVATSELGGLNVTFTLPERRS; encoded by the coding sequence TTGCGTACATCACTGACAACCAAGATCTTCCTGGCCATCGCGTCCACTTCGGTTCTGGTAATAGGCACAATGGCCTTGCTGGTGGCGCTGTCCATGCGTGATGGCTTTTCCCAATATCTGCTGAGAGGTGAGATCGCTCGCTTCAACACATTGGCGCAGGAATTGGCACTGGCGCACGACCCGGCCGCGCCGGGCTGGCCAGAACTCAAGGCAGAGGGCGAGGCTTGGAACGCTTTCGTCATCAAACATTTCAGACCACCCGGCAATCCAGACGGAGATGACGTGAAGGCGGATCCCCTGATGATCGGGGACCGGTTAACGCTGCTGGATGCCCAAGGCGACCGCATTGCCGGTGCGACCGCACGCAGCGCGATTTACGAGCAACGTCCGATTTGCGTCGCCGCCGATTGCAAAGATGGCGCGCCGCTTGGCTATCTCCATCTGAATGCTCCCGAATTCTCCGACAGCACTTCGGATGGCTTCTTCATTCGAGGGCAATACACGTCGCTTGCGTTCTCCGCCTTGATCGCCCTGCTGCTTTCAGCCGCTGCGGCATTCTTGATCGCTCGCCAAATTCTTATTCCGATCAAACGTTTGGAAGGCGGAGCAAAGACCCTGGCATCCGGCGACTACAGCCAACGGATCGAAAAAGACCGGACAGATGAACTGGGCGATCTTATCGCCTATCACAATGCACTTGCCGAGACGCTGGCCAAAGCGTCCCAGGCTGAACGTGAATGGATGTCCAATACGTCACATGAACTGCAGACGCCGCTTGCGGTTTTGCGTGCGCAGATTGAGGCATTGCAGGATGGTGTGCGTCAGCCCAACCAGGAAACGCTGGCCGAGATGCACGCTGCACAAATGCGGCTATCGCGACTGGTCCAGGACCTCAAGATCCTCACTCATTCCCGCGAGCCCGAGCATGTGGCCAGTTTCAATCAAGAGGATCTGGTCGAGGTCGTAACCGACGCCGTGCGGGTCGCACGCCCGATGCTCGAAATGGCCGGACTTGAGATTGACTGCGCATTTCCCGAAACGCTGACACTCAAATGTGACCGAACGCGCATCTCGCAGGTGATCGACAATCTTTTGCAGAACGCCGCGAGATACACCGATCCGCCGGGCAAGATACGTTTGCGGATCTGGCGCGCCAAGGGGTTCGCCCATGTATCAATTGAAGACACGCCACCAACGGTACCGGATGACGTGCTGCCGCGGCTGTTTGACCGCTTCTTCAGAGCCGAAGGCTCCCGTTCGCGCGCTCTTGGCGGTTCGGGTCTCGGCCTTTCGGTCTGCGAGGCCATCGTTGAGGCACACGGGGGCAAGATCTCTGTTGCGACATCAGAACTGGGTGGCCTGAATGTGACCTTCACCCTGCCGGAGAGACGATCGTGA
- a CDS encoding response regulator has product MTKPHILIVEDETALAEVMRDYLLSDGMSVDILSTGTHAVKTALDGAPNLIILDLMLPGVDGLTICRELRQTSDVPIIMTTARVEEIDRLLGLELGADDYVCKPYSPRELLARVRAVLRRRPTGEQVASEDPKSRLQIDSEKWRVTLDGSDLDLTRREFSLIAALAARPGRVFSRDQLLSLAFPDDTDVIDRTIDSHIRNIRRKFHSKTDWDPIRSVYGVGYAYED; this is encoded by the coding sequence GTGACCAAGCCACATATCCTCATTGTCGAGGATGAGACCGCACTTGCCGAGGTAATGCGGGATTATCTGCTTTCTGACGGCATGTCCGTGGACATCCTGTCTACAGGCACCCATGCCGTGAAGACCGCTCTCGACGGGGCGCCCAACCTCATCATCCTCGATCTAATGCTGCCCGGCGTGGATGGCTTGACGATCTGTCGCGAACTGCGCCAAACCTCCGATGTCCCCATCATCATGACGACCGCCAGGGTCGAAGAGATCGACCGCCTCCTCGGGCTCGAACTGGGAGCCGACGATTATGTCTGCAAACCATACTCTCCGCGCGAGCTCCTGGCGCGGGTGCGGGCGGTGTTGCGTCGACGCCCCACCGGTGAGCAGGTGGCATCCGAAGACCCAAAGTCGCGGCTGCAGATCGATTCTGAGAAATGGCGCGTCACCCTTGACGGCTCCGATCTGGACCTGACCCGCCGCGAGTTTTCGCTTATCGCGGCCCTGGCTGCACGCCCTGGTCGCGTGTTTTCGCGCGATCAGCTTCTCTCACTGGCATTTCCCGACGATACTGACGTCATTGACCGGACAATCGATAGTCATATTCGCAACATCCGTCGAAAATTCCATTCAAAGACAGACTGGGATCCGATCCGCTCTGTCTATGGTGTCGGCTATGCCTATGAGGACTGA
- a CDS encoding YHYH protein has translation MPNALRFICLPILVAMGFPATVSAHTQTGAFQETALLRAPEVVDCTLENGARTKCQKLSMGYLPDGLEIGPFCPATVNDAGGLWEWTGENAGLYRIDGNFLRMLDGLGYRFFDDEGNVYSVDNATERPTVDHACINVSLDESVEITMLLPVQPVMADTPTALGVVSKVGVALDGVPIFSDAPPIQVTGHMPALDTCGGHVDPGGWYHWHGTSTDVATVFKEENISADCALKQDASAQFGYAFDGFPMYGSLEADGSTPVGLDACGGHVGTTTNGKTYHYHSSKDFPNLPACLVGVVAENNFTTTATAGIGAQRAGEDRRNEPPRPNGGPGGMPPGFEDAAKTLGVTPEALLHAMNEAGGPRADLAAAAAALGIDEATLRNALPRPPRP, from the coding sequence ATGCCCAATGCCCTCAGGTTCATCTGTCTACCCATTCTGGTAGCCATGGGATTTCCAGCAACGGTTTCCGCCCATACCCAAACAGGTGCCTTCCAAGAAACGGCCCTCCTTCGCGCGCCGGAGGTTGTCGATTGCACTCTGGAAAACGGCGCCAGAACCAAGTGCCAGAAACTTTCGATGGGATACTTGCCCGACGGATTGGAAATCGGACCATTCTGCCCGGCAACGGTCAATGATGCGGGTGGCCTTTGGGAGTGGACTGGCGAAAATGCGGGGCTTTACAGGATCGATGGAAACTTCCTGCGCATGCTCGACGGTCTTGGATATCGCTTCTTCGACGACGAAGGCAATGTTTACTCGGTCGACAATGCCACGGAGCGCCCCACGGTCGATCACGCCTGCATCAATGTCTCGCTGGATGAAAGCGTCGAGATCACGATGCTGCTGCCGGTCCAGCCCGTCATGGCTGACACACCAACGGCCCTAGGGGTCGTTTCAAAGGTCGGCGTCGCGCTGGATGGCGTGCCAATCTTTTCTGATGCGCCGCCAATTCAGGTGACGGGCCACATGCCTGCACTGGACACCTGCGGCGGTCATGTCGATCCCGGCGGATGGTATCATTGGCACGGAACTTCGACAGATGTGGCAACTGTCTTCAAAGAGGAAAACATATCTGCCGATTGCGCACTCAAGCAGGACGCCAGCGCACAGTTCGGATACGCCTTCGACGGCTTCCCGATGTACGGCTCGCTTGAGGCTGACGGATCAACCCCTGTGGGACTGGATGCTTGCGGTGGTCATGTTGGCACCACCACAAATGGCAAAACCTATCACTACCATTCTTCGAAGGACTTCCCGAACCTCCCCGCCTGTCTGGTGGGTGTCGTGGCCGAGAACAATTTCACCACAACGGCAACCGCCGGCATCGGCGCACAGCGCGCAGGCGAAGACAGGCGCAACGAGCCCCCGCGTCCGAATGGCGGACCTGGTGGAATGCCCCCGGGCTTTGAAGATGCCGCCAAAACCCTGGGCGTCACGCCCGAGGCACTTCTCCATGCAATGAATGAAGCAGGCGGCCCGCGCGCCGACCTTGCCGCCGCAGCGGCGGCTCTGGGGATAGATGAGGCCACCTTGCGCAACGCCCTGCCACGGCCACCCCGCCCATAA
- a CDS encoding Lcl C-terminal domain-containing protein encodes MLRLSHIALFFAVSAVNAHAQDITYPVVDTMQDKCFDLLGDEVACPAKGDDLFGQDAQYSRVEASYTAQGDGTVLDNNTGLVWEKTPQDDRLQYSEALSYCSALELGGRDNWRVPSIKELYSLADNRGELLKPEQGEPTPYIDTEYFDFSYPKGHMAFAGQYWSSTLYVKGPVQNGRNQAAFGFNFADGHIKAYGTGLDFYTGAAATGGLTGEDGKAPGNYVRCVSGQEDVYGMNAFSDNGDGTVSDRATGLMWQKADDGTRREWKEALAYCEALDLGGYDDWRLPTSKALQSIVDYKRTSFPAIDTSVFTITEDNETLDFWTSTTFGDWKNYANVIAFGKALSKAGDQTEYSDWHGAGAQRSSIKTIVGQETTEDTTCSVNACDYNRSDNLVRCVR; translated from the coding sequence ATGCTACGCCTCTCACACATCGCTCTATTTTTCGCCGTGTCGGCCGTCAATGCTCACGCTCAGGACATCACCTATCCGGTGGTCGACACAATGCAGGATAAGTGCTTCGACCTACTGGGTGACGAGGTTGCCTGCCCCGCGAAGGGTGACGATCTTTTTGGCCAGGATGCGCAGTATTCCCGTGTTGAAGCGTCGTACACGGCCCAAGGCGACGGCACCGTTCTTGATAACAATACGGGTCTTGTCTGGGAAAAAACGCCGCAAGACGACCGCCTTCAGTATAGCGAGGCCCTGAGCTACTGCAGCGCGCTCGAGCTGGGCGGACGCGACAACTGGCGCGTACCCTCCATCAAGGAACTCTATTCGCTCGCCGATAACCGTGGCGAGTTGCTGAAGCCTGAGCAGGGCGAACCGACGCCCTACATTGACACCGAATACTTCGACTTTTCCTATCCCAAGGGGCATATGGCCTTCGCTGGCCAATACTGGAGCAGCACCCTCTACGTGAAGGGGCCCGTTCAGAACGGTCGCAACCAAGCCGCGTTCGGCTTCAATTTCGCCGATGGACATATCAAGGCCTATGGCACGGGACTGGACTTTTATACTGGCGCCGCAGCAACCGGCGGATTGACCGGAGAAGACGGAAAAGCGCCCGGCAATTACGTGCGCTGCGTGTCGGGCCAGGAAGACGTCTACGGCATGAATGCCTTTTCAGACAATGGCGACGGCACCGTTAGCGACAGGGCCACGGGCCTGATGTGGCAAAAGGCCGACGACGGCACCCGCCGGGAATGGAAAGAAGCACTTGCCTATTGTGAGGCGCTTGATCTGGGCGGCTACGACGACTGGCGACTGCCGACCTCCAAGGCCTTGCAAAGCATCGTCGACTACAAGCGCACTAGCTTCCCGGCCATCGACACCTCCGTGTTCACGATCACCGAAGATAATGAGACTCTGGACTTCTGGACGAGCACCACATTTGGCGATTGGAAGAACTACGCCAACGTCATCGCCTTCGGCAAGGCCCTGAGCAAAGCCGGCGATCAGACCGAATATAGCGATTGGCACGGCGCAGGTGCGCAACGCTCTTCGATCAAGACGATTGTTGGTCAGGAGACGACCGAGGATACAACCTGCTCGGTGAACGCCTGCGACTATAACCGATCTGACAATCTCGTGCGCTGTGTGCGCTAA
- a CDS encoding PEBP family protein has product MKRLIISSVLAVITPSIASAETFSADVWADNWFEVRIDGTQVAEDSVAITTERSFNAESFTFEAERPFTIGLVAKDFIENDTGLEYIGTRRQQMGDGGVIAQIKDASGSIVAVTNADWQCHVIHTAPLDKACENESDPVAGEGVCAFDISDEPDNWDQAAFDASDWPRASAYTSEQVDPKLGYNEIDWSEDAQFIWGPDLEQSNTILCRLTIE; this is encoded by the coding sequence ATGAAGCGCCTCATCATCAGCTCTGTTCTGGCTGTCATCACTCCATCGATCGCCAGCGCCGAGACTTTCTCTGCCGATGTCTGGGCCGATAACTGGTTCGAAGTGCGCATCGACGGCACTCAGGTTGCCGAAGACAGCGTGGCGATCACAACCGAACGGTCTTTCAATGCCGAAAGCTTTACCTTCGAGGCCGAGCGACCTTTCACCATCGGGCTTGTCGCAAAGGATTTCATCGAGAACGACACCGGCCTGGAATATATTGGGACCAGACGGCAGCAGATGGGTGACGGAGGAGTGATCGCGCAGATCAAGGATGCGTCAGGCAGCATCGTTGCAGTCACCAATGCCGACTGGCAGTGCCATGTCATTCACACCGCCCCGCTGGACAAGGCCTGCGAGAATGAAAGCGACCCGGTCGCCGGCGAGGGCGTTTGTGCCTTTGACATATCCGATGAGCCCGACAATTGGGACCAGGCCGCATTCGATGCCTCGGACTGGCCTCGGGCCAGCGCTTACACATCCGAGCAGGTCGACCCCAAACTCGGCTACAACGAGATCGACTGGTCTGAGGACGCGCAATTCATCTGGGGACCCGACCTTGAGCAAAGCAACACGATCCTGTGCCGCCTAACCATCGAATAA